A window from Chryseobacterium vaccae encodes these proteins:
- a CDS encoding serine acetyltransferase, which yields MAERSIIQKDFYRESGQWLSRFQIWKKCINPNLHFIYILRKAQQHGKNPVSGIFWKFILRHYQIKYGFQIYPETQIGEGFYLGHWGSLVINPKAKIGMNCNIAQGVTIGQQNRGKNAGFPIIGNEVWIGANAVIVGGITIGNNVLIAPNSYVNFDVPSHSVVMGNPGTIYSNQNATEGYINHKI from the coding sequence ATGGCTGAGCGTTCTATTATTCAAAAAGATTTTTACCGGGAAAGCGGACAATGGCTGTCCCGTTTTCAGATCTGGAAAAAATGCATCAATCCGAATCTTCATTTTATCTATATTCTCAGAAAAGCCCAGCAACACGGAAAGAACCCTGTTTCAGGAATTTTCTGGAAGTTTATTTTAAGACATTATCAAATCAAATATGGATTCCAGATATACCCTGAAACACAAATTGGGGAAGGCTTTTATCTAGGCCATTGGGGAAGCCTGGTGATCAATCCTAAAGCAAAGATCGGAATGAACTGTAATATTGCACAGGGTGTAACCATCGGACAGCAGAACCGGGGAAAAAATGCTGGTTTCCCTATCATTGGCAATGAAGTATGGATAGGTGCCAATGCAGTTATTGTAGGAGGTATAACAATAGGAAACAATGTTCTGATTGCCCCAAATTCTTATGTGAATTTCGATGTTCCTTCCCACTCTGTTGTGATGGGAAATCCGGGAACAATCTACTCTAATCAAAATGCAACAGAGGGCTACATTAATCATAAAATATAA